A region from the Rosa rugosa chromosome 6, drRosRugo1.1, whole genome shotgun sequence genome encodes:
- the LOC133715393 gene encoding ferric reduction oxidase 2-like, whose protein sequence is MDSNVVVRSSSPPSHEGIRKVRTAIRLFLVLVVFGGCVLLYVMMPTNTYKQIWMPRIRAKANSSTYFGSQGANLLVFTLPIMFIAVMGCVYLHLGKKLNDYKIESSDGKTNRLAVWKQPMLVKGPLGIVSGIELTFFIMFIALLIWSFSTYLTNGFDKITSLSAAKSHEKVWEAKLGSASLRLGLLGNICLALLFFPVARGSSILPLFGLTSEASIKYHIWLGNIVMVLFTAHGICYIIYWAVTDQMFQMIKWEKTGISNIAGELALLSGLAMWMTTIPRIRRKMFELFFYTHYLYILFMVFFIFHVGVSYAGIMLPGFFLFLVDRYLRFLQSRRRARLVSARVLPGESLELNFTKSPGLKYNPTSVMFINVPSISKLQWHPFTVTSNSNLEPEKISVVIKGEGSWTRKLYQVLSSPSTSDRIEAAVEGPYGPDATHFLRHDNLVLVSGGSGITPFISIIRELIFMSTAFQCKLPKVTLICAFKHSSDLTMLDLILPMSTTTPYDISNLQIQIEAYVTRDTKPKDYSMNLRAIWFKPLATDEPVSAVLGANHWLWLGLIIASSFMMFLILIGIITRYYIYPIEHSSYKIFSFPLRALFNMLAICISIAATASAAVLWNKRSNAKELKQVQLIEASSPRGSEVYNAERELESLPQQSLVQATNVHYGQRPDLKRILLEFKGSSVGVLASGPKKMRHEVATICSSGLSENMHFESISFSW, encoded by the exons atGGATTCAAATGTGGTGGTCAGAAGCTCATCACCTCCGTCCCATGAAGGAATCAGAAAGGTACGGACAGCGATAAGGCTgttcttagtgttggtggtgtTTGGAGGGTGTGTTTTGCTCTATGTCATGATGCCCACAAACACATATAAGCAGATATGGATGCCTCGAATCCGAGCCAAGGCCAATTCAAGTACCTATTTTGGTTCACAAG GTGCAAATCTTCTGGTATTCACATTGCCCATTATGTTCATTGCTGTGATGGGGTGTGTGTATCTCCATCTGGGAAAGAAGTTGAATGATTATAAAATAGAAAG CAGTGACGGCAAAACTAACCGTTTAGCTGTATGGAAACAGCCCATGCTGGTGAAAGGTCCTCTAGGCATTGTTTCTGGGATAGAACTCACCTTCTTCATCATGTTTATTGCACTCCTAATTTGGTCTTTCTCCACGTACTTGACCAACGGTTTTGACAAAATCACATCACTATCCGCGGCAAAGAGCCATGAAAAAGT ATGGGAAGCTAAATTGGGGAGTGCATCATTGAGGCTAGGGCTTTTGGGTAACATATGCCTTGCACTTCTCTTCTTTCCGGTTGCTCGTGGCTCGTCGATTTTGCCTCTGTTTGGCCTCACCTCTGAGGCTAGCATCAAGTACCATATATGGCTAGGAAATATAGTCATGGTGCTCTTCACAGCTCATGGAATTTGTTACATCATCTATTGGGCTGTCACGGATCAGATGTTTCAG ATGATAAAATGGGAGAAAACTGGCATATCAAACATAGCTGGAGAGCTAGCTTTGCTCTCTGGACTTGCCATGTGGATGACTACAATCCCTCGCATTAGGCGCAAAATGTTTGAGCTCTTCTTCTACACACACTACCTTTACATCCTCTTCATGGTCTTCTTCATCTTTCATGTTGGCGTCTCCTATGCTGGCATTATGCTCCCtggcttcttcctcttcctggTTGATCGTTACCTACGATTCTTGCAATCCAGGAGAAGAGCGCGTTTGGTCTCTGCCCGAGTCTTGCCGGGTGAATCTTTAGAACTCAACTTCACCAAGAGTCCCG GGTTGAAATACAATCCAACAAGCGTCATGTTCATAAATGTGCCTAGTATTTCCAAGCTGCAATGGCATCCTTTCACTGTTACTTCAAACAGTAATTTGGAGCCAGAGAAGATCAGTGTCGTCATCAAAGGTGAAGGAAGTTGGACCAGGAAGCTTTACCAAGTCCTTTCATCGCCTTCTACAAGTGATCGGATTGAGGCGGCAGTTGAAGGGCCTTATGGACCTGATGCAACTCATTTTCTAAG GCATGACAATCTTGTATTGGTGAGTGGAGGCAGTGGCATTACCCCTTTCATATCCATAATCCGCGAGCTAATTTTTATGTCCACGGCCTTCCAATGCAAGCTTCCGAAAGTGACCTTAATCTGTGCATTCAAACACTCTTCAGACCTCACAATGCTAGACCTGATTCTACCAATGTCTACCACCACACCATATGACATTTCCAATCTCCAGATACAAATTGAGGCATATGTGACTAGAGACACAAAGCCGAAGGATTACTCAATGAACCTCAGAGCCATATGGTTCAAACCCCTTGCAACTGATGAACCCGTTTCAGCCGTTTTGGGCGCAAACCACTGGCTCTGGCTTGGCCTCATCATAGCATCTTCCTTCATGATGTTCCTCATCTTGATTGGTATCATCACCAGATACTACATTTATCCGATCGAGCACAGTTCCTATAAGATTTTTTCGTTTCCTTTGAGGGCTCTGTTTAATATGTTGGCTATATGTATCTCCATAGCTGCAACAGCTAGTGCAGCAGTGTTGTGGAACAAGAGAAGTAATGCCAAGGAGTTAAAGCAGGTTCAGCTCATAGAAGCCTCATCACCAAGGGGTTCGGAGGTTTATAATGCAGAAAGAGAGTTGGAAAGCCTTCCTCAACAGTCTCTTGTCCAAGCAACCAATGTGCACTATGGTCAAAGACCTGACCTCAAGA GGATTCTACTCGAGTTCAAAGGATCAAGTGTTGGGGTTCTTGCTAGCGGACCGAAGAAGATGAGGCATGAGGTTGCAACCATTTGTTCATCTGGTTTGTCAGAAAATATGCATTTTGAGTCCATCAGCTTTAGCTGGTGA
- the LOC133715394 gene encoding uncharacterized protein LOC133715394 translates to MFGLHVVNQRKNQILLRKISWLDYGHRGMQVWYPSLGVDPFMQEDFLQRMSFSACREFPFFEPTPQAQTILHCLLRHLIQAKCSVLNYAKNSSLSEKTTIFLEIFWSILMWLSVLQEKLMVDIGRICALLLGDQQSSLRNASNVGPRTAVCYTLVIPNLEGPAVSHQ, encoded by the exons ATGTTTGGGTTACATGTGGTCAATCAGAGGAAAAATCAAATCTTATTGAGAAAAATTTCATGGTTAGATTATGGCCACCGCGGAATGCAG GTTTGGTATCCATCTCTGGGTGTTGACCCTTTTATGCAGGAGGATTTCTTGCAG AGAATGTCATTTTCAGCCTGCAGAGAGTTTCCATTTTTTGAGCCAACACCTCAAGCTCAAACTATATTACATTGTCTTCTAAGGCACCTTATTCAG GCAAAGTGCTCTGTGCTTAACTATGCAAAGAATTCCTCTCTTTCAGAGAAGACTACGATATTCTTAGAAATTTTCTGGAGTATTTTGATGTGGTTGTCAGTGTTGCAAGAAAAACTGATGGTCGACATTGGGCGGATTTGTGCACTGCTGCTGGGTGATCAACAGA GTTCTTTGAGGAATGCTTCCAATGTAGGGCCCCGCACTGCTGTGTGCTATACACTT GTGATTCCTAATCTTGAAGGTCCTGCTGTCAGTCATCAGTAG